GATCATCAGAAGGGAGAGTTTACGATGAAGCTATCCGATTCGTTTACGATTCAGGCAAGCAAAGCGGATGTATGGTCAGTCTTTATGGATGTGGAAAAGCTGTCAGGCTGCGTACCAGGCTGCAAAGAAGTAAAAATGAGCAGCCCCACCCGTTATGAAGCGAACATGGAAGTGAAAATTCAGTTTATGACGATTCAATTTCGCGTCACGGGGGAATTAAAAGAAGCGGTAGAAGGAGAAGCGCTGCAAGTGGAGATGACCGGACAACCGGTAGCGTTGGCAGGATTGTTCCGCAATCAATTGCACCTTCAGCTAAAAGAGGAGCAGCCGGGAACCACACGGGTGCAATACGAGATGGATTTGCAAATGACAGGACGACTGGCATCATTAGGAGATATACTAATGAAGGGGACTGTGAAGAAAAAGGCAGAAGAATTTGCGACGAACGTCCAGACCCTGTTCCAGTCTAGTCAGGAGATTTACAATTAAGAGAAGATGGTGATCATCCATGCTACAAGAAGATAGACAGCAGCTGATCCTGCAAATGCTACAAGAAAATCAATCCGTTCGAATTGCAGAGCTATGCAGCCGATTAATGGTGACGCGCGAAACAATCAGGCGTGATTTGTATGAAATGGAGCAGCAGGGACTACTCAAGAAGGTGCATGGTGGCGCTATTCTGAATAAAACCAACGTGGAGCCTCCTTATGCCAAGCGGAGTGGATTAAACTTGGCGGAGAAGGAGGCGATTGCGGTCGCCGCCGCCTCCTTGGTGGAGGACGGCGACGCAATCTATATTGATTTGGGCACGACGACACAATTGTTCGCCAAACACCTTTACCATAAAAAAGGAATTACGGTGATAACCAATGCGCTACTGGTGGCATTGGAACTATCTCATCACCCGGATGCAAAGGTGATCATGAGTGGGGGTGAATTGCGTGCAGGGGATCTGGCCATGTCCGGACCGATCGCCAGGAAAAGCCTCGAGGGGTTGTTTGTGGACAAAGCGTTTATTGGTGTAGGGGGATTAGCAGCAGAAACTGGTTTTACGGATTACCATGTGGGCGAGTCAGACATCAGGCAGCTGATGCTTACAAACGCCAAAGAAACATATGCACTGATTGATCATTCCAAAATAAATGTAACCGCTTTTATGAGGGTGGCAGAGCTATCCGACATCGACGTAGTCATTACAGATGAGGAACTACCCCAATCACTTGCTGGGCGACTCGCTCAGGAAGGATTGCAAGTCATCGTTGCTAAGACATCCGTGTAAAGCAAATGGTGAGGGAGGCAATCAATGGTGAAACAATCGGTACAAGCAAATGATTCGCAAGATATGCAAACGTATCATTATAAGCAAGAATTGAGACGGACATTAAAACTGTTCAGTTCGTTTGCCGTCGCGTTTTCTTTCATTTCCATTACCACAGGCATTTTTAGCAATTATGGATTTGTGCTTAGTACGGCAGGGCCGGCTGGTATCTGGACCTGGCCGATTGTAACCATTGGGCATTTGTTAGTGGCCATTATTTTTGCCGAGCTGGCTGGACGAATTCCATTGAGCGGTTATTCCTATCAATGGGTGACACGTCTTGCCAACCCGGGACTGGGTTGGTTTGCTGGCTGGATTGCCTTTTGCTTTCTCGTTATCGTGGTTCCAACCGTCGATTATGCGCTGGCGCCCATCATTGCCGAGATGTTTGGCTGGGATACAGGCGCAAAGACGCTAGTCTGGATCGTGATTGGTACGCTGGTCGTACAAGCTTTATTAAACATTTATGGAGTGAAGCTGGCTACTCGTATTAATGATATCGCCGTATACACCGAAGTGATCGGTATGGTTGGGATCGTTGTGGTGTTGGGGGCAGTTGTGATGTACAACGGGGCAAATTGGAGCATGCTGACCGATATCGGTACGGCTACGACTCAATCGGACGGATCGTACCTAGGCGCTTTTATCATGGCTGCGCTGATGGGATCCTTTACATTGGTAGGTTTCGAGGCTGCTGCGAATCTTTCTGAGGAGACGATCAATGCGAAGAAAACGGTGCCTCGTGCCATGATTTTATCCGTATTACTGAGTGGTGTGATCGGTTTCTTGCTGTTGATCGTGATCTCTGTTGCCATTACGGATCTGCCGACTGTGCTCGGTGCAGCGAATCCGATTCCGTACATTTTGCAAACAAGTCTTGGCTCTGCTGTATCTAGCTTCTTTCTGGTGCTTTGTCTCATTTCCATCTTCGCGTGCGGTCTGATCATCATGGCTTCCGCTTCCCGACTCATCTATGCGTTGTCACGCGACAATGTATTCTTCGCTTCCTCCATCTTCAAGAAGGTATCACCTCAGACTTCCGTACCAACAAATGCCGTTTTACTCGTTTTAGTGCTGGGCATTCTCGCTGTGTTATTCGCAGATTCCCTGACCCTTCTAGTAGGGGCCACCTCGGTTCTGCCTGCCCTTCTCTATCTGACAACGATTATGGCTTACGCATGGAAACGCAAGGAACTGCCCAAATCGAAGTATTTTGACCTGGGCAAGTGGCGCACACCTCTCACTTTCCTTGCGATCGTATGGTTGATCTTTGAAATTGGCATCTTGACCATTCCGGAAAATTTCCATAGCGTAGCGATCGTGGCAGCTACCTTGCTGGCTGTAGGTGTCATTTTGTATCATCTGCTGTTCCGCAAAGGGATTATGGAGGGCCGTATCGGCATAAAAGACAGAACATTCGGATTTGATGAAGAGAAAGAAGATCATTCAGCCTAGAATAATGAAAAAGGAGTCTGCTGTATGGAGAAGTATTCGCTGTCGAT
This genomic stretch from Brevibacillus sp. DP1.3A harbors:
- a CDS encoding CoxG family protein; protein product: MKLSDSFTIQASKADVWSVFMDVEKLSGCVPGCKEVKMSSPTRYEANMEVKIQFMTIQFRVTGELKEAVEGEALQVEMTGQPVALAGLFRNQLHLQLKEEQPGTTRVQYEMDLQMTGRLASLGDILMKGTVKKKAEEFATNVQTLFQSSQEIYN
- a CDS encoding amino acid permease → MVKQSVQANDSQDMQTYHYKQELRRTLKLFSSFAVAFSFISITTGIFSNYGFVLSTAGPAGIWTWPIVTIGHLLVAIIFAELAGRIPLSGYSYQWVTRLANPGLGWFAGWIAFCFLVIVVPTVDYALAPIIAEMFGWDTGAKTLVWIVIGTLVVQALLNIYGVKLATRINDIAVYTEVIGMVGIVVVLGAVVMYNGANWSMLTDIGTATTQSDGSYLGAFIMAALMGSFTLVGFEAAANLSEETINAKKTVPRAMILSVLLSGVIGFLLLIVISVAITDLPTVLGAANPIPYILQTSLGSAVSSFFLVLCLISIFACGLIIMASASRLIYALSRDNVFFASSIFKKVSPQTSVPTNAVLLVLVLGILAVLFADSLTLLVGATSVLPALLYLTTIMAYAWKRKELPKSKYFDLGKWRTPLTFLAIVWLIFEIGILTIPENFHSVAIVAATLLAVGVILYHLLFRKGIMEGRIGIKDRTFGFDEEKEDHSA
- a CDS encoding DeoR/GlpR family DNA-binding transcription regulator, which produces MLQEDRQQLILQMLQENQSVRIAELCSRLMVTRETIRRDLYEMEQQGLLKKVHGGAILNKTNVEPPYAKRSGLNLAEKEAIAVAAASLVEDGDAIYIDLGTTTQLFAKHLYHKKGITVITNALLVALELSHHPDAKVIMSGGELRAGDLAMSGPIARKSLEGLFVDKAFIGVGGLAAETGFTDYHVGESDIRQLMLTNAKETYALIDHSKINVTAFMRVAELSDIDVVITDEELPQSLAGRLAQEGLQVIVAKTSV